In Diabrotica undecimpunctata isolate CICGRU chromosome 9, icDiaUnde3, whole genome shotgun sequence, the DNA window CAGTGCGTCTTTTATTTGTTGTAGACTATTATGTTCATTTGAGGTAGGTAAATGGGTATAAACAACTTCTTTTTTTCCCACTCTATATTTTCCCTCTCTTTTTTACCAGAAAATCGTCTTTTCTTTCCTGGCACAGGTTCTTCAGGCTCATCGCAAATGTCATTATCGATATCAACCTCAATTTCCAAGGTACCAGCTATTTCTTTATCAATTGATTCGTCATTCATAAGTAAATTCTCGTCAATATCCTCTTCATCAGTCAACTCGTCTACATTAGGTGGTATATAGACAGCATCCACAAATCCTATCAAAATTTATGATGTTATTTATacacgaaaaataaaaaattatatcaacATACCTCGTTCTATTTCTAAATCATTAACAATTTCTTCTAACGCACTTTCTAGCTCCCTATGGGTCAAAATATGTCTTTTTGGCATAGCTAAATTCAGTAATAAACAGCACGTGTATACTTAGTTCTTGTCGATACGAAATCTACCGCATAACTAACCACTATAACTAC includes these proteins:
- the LOC140450596 gene encoding uncharacterized protein → MPKRHILTHRELESALEEIVNDLEIERGFVDAVYIPPNVDELTDEEDIDENLLMNDESIDKEIAGTLEIEVDIDNDICDEPEEPVPGKKRRFSGKKERENIEWEKKKLFIPIYLPQMNIIVYNK